Genomic segment of Primulina tabacum isolate GXHZ01 chromosome 11, ASM2559414v2, whole genome shotgun sequence:
TCATATGATGCTAGAAACGTATAGTGATGCTAATTAGATTTCTGCTACCAAAGACTCCAAATCCACTAGTGGCTATATTTTTAACATTGGTGGTGTCGTAGTCTGTTGGAGGTCATCAAAACAAACTTGCATTGTTAGATCAACAATGAAACATGAATTTATAGCACGAGATAAAGCTGCAGAAGAAGCAGAATGACTTCACAACTTTCTAGAGGATATTCCTTGTTGGACAAGTCCAGTGCCTGAAATAATACTTTGCGACAGTCAGTTGACAATTGCAAGGGCACAAAATATCATGTACAATGGCAAACCTTGACATATTCTTCGAAAACATAATACAATGCAAAAACTGATCTCAAATAGAGTTATCTTTATTGATTATGTCAAATCAAATGATAATATGTCGTATCCGCTTACGAAAACATTGAACAGAGATCAAGTATACAATTTGTTTAGAATAATGAgtttaaaatctacaaaataaagtTCCCGTTATAGGGAGGTTAAGTATTGAAATTTTAATGTTTTATTAATTTGTAAAAGAAATAATATAGCAAGATACTCTTAAAAAACCATCTATGCAAGTGTGAGGACAAACAACTTCAACAAAACACTTATAAAGACAAGAAGTGTTTCGTGATCAAAACAGACACAACCGATAAAAAATCAAATGGAAATGATAGAGCATTTATTGTGTAGGTACTGTTTCTAGTTTTAAACAAACCGCCAAGAAGTTCAAGATATCAAGTTGACTTCGTGGCCTAGTAAATTCGACAGTATTCTGCTACGAAAGGGTCAAAGCCAAAAACTACCTATCCTGATACGATAATTTTTTCGTGTATATTCTCTTTCGACATCACATATATTCATGCATTAATTTCGTTATGTATAATGTGCCAGAAAAAGTCATTTCTGcatgaaaatgatgaagtttcTCTACCCTTGTTTGAAAATGATGAAATGATAAGTTAATTTGATATTTATATTGTTAGAACCGTTCTTTGTGATTGATATGTCTTTTGGATCATAACCCTTCATTTAAACATAAAAAACCATGAAACCACAAAGTGGTATAATATGAACAGATGCAACTGTTTGCATCAACCACTTCCGTTTTGGTTCCTTCTAATATGATTCCTTCcatccatttccattcaggttCCTTGTcatttttatgaaaatcaccAACACCAATTTTACAAGGAAGGAAAGAAATTGGAACTTTGTCTAAAGTTTCTATAGCCCCATGGCTGAGTTATATGCTTCTGTTTCCCTTGTTTACAAGTCTCCACATACTTCCAGCTTAAATTACATATACAATTGAGAATTTCTCAACTTAACCActcaattgaaaacaacaaggtGACGGCAAAAAGAATATAGAAAAATTCGGGATCGATCATTTTCTCATGCCTTTGAAGCTGCCATAGGTGCTGCAGCCCTGGCTGCAACAATTTGCTCGAATAGGTCTCTGATCTTCAAGCCAACAATCGTTTGGAAAAGACCTGTTCCGTTGCTGCTGCCTGGGAAATCCGAATGCTTCAACATCTGTTGTGTGATCTCTCCATAGAATTTAGTCGAGATGTTGCTCAGATGGCTCTCGACGTATATGAGTTCATCCAGTCTGTCGAATTGGCCATCCATTTCCAACACCGAGACCTGCACCACACAAGATGTTCTCTTTTAAACCGAACCATATTTGGGAATTAATCTTGTGTTATACATATAGGAAAAAGGTGATTGATTGTATCTACTAAAGATGAATTCTTGGTTGTGAAGTGATACCTCATTGCCGTAGAAGGAGTCAGGGCCGTAGGCGAATTTGATTCCGGGGTAGGAGCATGTTAGCTTCCTGCCACAGGGTATCCAGTTGATGGTGGATCCTTCATCAAATAGGTACACTGGGTTGAAGTACTTCACCTCTTCTTTCATTATCAGCCTCACTCTCAATACCTTCCCCTCATTGTCATCCGGTATCAGTTGTGTGGGCAACACTTCTATAACAACATCTGCATATTGCTTCTGTGGATCTGCACAAATCTAAACCTTCAGTCCGGAatatcataaatatatatatatatatatatatatatatatataagaccaTGTATATGCTCGCACGTCGTCGCAATCTGCCAATTCCATGTTTGTGTATTTGAGATTTTGGTGAGAAAGATTACCAATATAAGCGTCAAAATCTGGTTTCCGAGCTTCGATACTAGCTTTGATGCTTTCAAGGCTGTGTCCTCTTTCTGCCATATCTCTCTTTCATTTTTCACCAACAAACAGAACACAGAAACTAAATCTAATTACTTTAATCTGATGCTATTTGCAaagaaaccaaaaaaaaatgaTGAGTTATTATTAGTTACCTGAATTTTCCATGCAAATTTAACTTCATTACTGATGTCCAAGTAAATGCTGAAGTCCAAGAGATCTCTAACACGCGCATCGTACCtttacataataataataataattttaattaaatacgaCATTGTTCATTCGATATCGTAGAAGTGGATTAAGGAATATTTCTCACGACTATGAATGATTAATAttgtaatttaaaatatttttacatttaATACATTGAGaattttaacaaattttaaGCTGAAAAATTCAATCGTTTGACGGAGTATGCATGTTGTTGTGTTATTTAACAATGCAAAAAAATGATGGGTGAAATACATTTATCTATTGATGTTAAGATAGTGTATAAATTAAAATccagttttttttttgtcacCAAATACTCTAATGAAATATTGAGAATGCACACTTCTTtccaattaaataaacatcttaGACATaactttttataaaattaatacgACGAACACACTTGAGAAATCTGATGAGctgaaatattttgatgatatttcaTACACCAGTGATCAAAATGACAAAAGAtaaaatgataaagaaaattcAGATCGCTACAAGTCTATTTCAGGTCAAGTAGATTAGTTCGGATGTTATTTGTACTAACCGGATTTTCAGCTGGTTCAAGGATGTTCgcatgattttaaaaaaaattaacatctAAGATATCTATTTAATTCTCACAAGGAGAATAGTGGTATTTGGAGAGAAAAAAACTCAATTAAAATCAACAGTGTAGTACTCGTAATATGATAAAAGGGGAAAAAAGCGACAAGGCATGGCCTCTAATTTGACGCATGGGTGAGCTAAAATCTGAGCTGCGACTATGGCCAAGGTTTCATAACACGACAAGCTGGTCTTAGTATTTGCATGTATCGGAACACTTGATTAACGTTaacaacacacacatatttgCAACTTACATGGGGTGTAGTCCTTCGATAACGAGAATCTTGGGGGGCTTGATCAATTCAGGAGGATCCAACAAACCAGAAACATGATTGTATATAGGCTTATCCACAGCAACTCCATCTTTAATGGCCTTAACCTGTTCGTACATAAGATCAAAGTTATTGGCTCTGGGGTCGAGAGCAGTCACTCCCTTCTCTTTTCTTCCGGTTCTATCGAGTGAATGGTAATCATCCAAGCATATCACGGTGGTGGTGTCACTTATGAGTGTGTTTGAGTCAGGATTTCCGCCTTTGGGGGGCTCGGCGGCGCCACCGAAGACGCTCGTCAG
This window contains:
- the LOC142517956 gene encoding phosphoribulokinase, chloroplastic-like, with amino-acid sequence MAVCTVYTAQSLNSISTPPKTQLGFNQKQVIFYTNTKRKSPNSKRFFTEISCSADKTVVIGLAADSGCGKSTFMRRLTSVFGGAAEPPKGGNPDSNTLISDTTTVICLDDYHSLDRTGRKEKGVTALDPRANNFDLMYEQVKAIKDGVAVDKPIYNHVSGLLDPPELIKPPKILVIEGLHPMYDARVRDLLDFSIYLDISNEVKFAWKIQRDMAERGHSLESIKASIEARKPDFDAYIDPQKQYADVVIEVLPTQLIPDDNEGKVLRVRLIMKEEVKYFNPVYLFDEGSTINWIPCGRKLTCSYPGIKFAYGPDSFYGNEVSVLEMDGQFDRLDELIYVESHLSNISTKFYGEITQQMLKHSDFPGSSNGTGLFQTIVGLKIRDLFEQIVAARAAAPMAASKA